Proteins encoded in a region of the Zea mays cultivar B73 chromosome 2, Zm-B73-REFERENCE-NAM-5.0, whole genome shotgun sequence genome:
- the LOC103646381 gene encoding uncharacterized protein — protein MAPSPVAGAHGEGASAGAVCCMCGDRGLPGELFRCRCCRSRLQHRYCSDLYPRAAAYRRCNWCLREPGPGVGQAGLGHAHAAAVFAANNKPEDDKQRKTTAAASDEERRLRHDHDGCSPSPKRLSPPRPPAELGHPVKKKHRAEEKTPQPPPAVAANNRPEDDKRKTTAAASDEERPRQRHEGCSPTLRKSSPPPAELVHPVKKKHRAEEKTPPAVAGKVRVNRVCRVRRYKLLAEVISC, from the coding sequence ATGGCGCCGTCGCCGGTGGCGGGCGCGCACGGCGAGGGCGCGAGCGCCGGCGCCGTGTGCTGCATGTGCGGCGACCGCGGCCTGCCGGGCGAGCTGTTCCGGTGCAGGTGCTGCCGCTCCCGGCTCCAGCACAGGTACTGCAGCGACCTGTACCCGAGGGCGGCCGCGTACCGGCGGTGCAACTGGTGCCTGCGGGAGCCGGGGCCGGGGGTCGGCCAAGCGGGCCTGGGCCATGCCCATGCCGCGGCGGTATTTGCGGCTAACAACAAGCCCGAGGATGATAAACAACGGAAGACCACGGCGGCGGCGTCGGACGAGGAGCGGCGGCTGCGCCACGACCACGATGGGTGCTCCCCCTCCCCGAAGAGGTTGTCGCCGCCGCGGCCGCCTGCGGAGCTCGGACACCCGGTGAAGAAGAAGCACAGGGCCGAGGAGAAGACGCCGCAGCCGCCGCCGGCGGTGGCGGCTAACAACAGGCCCGAGGATGATAAACGGAAGACCACGGCGGCGGCGTCGGACGAGGAGCGGCCGCGGCAGCGCCACGAGGGGTGCTCCCCGACCCTGAGGAAGTCGTCGCCGCCGCCTGCGGAGCTCGTACACCCGGTGAAGAAGAAGCACAGGGCCGAGGAGAAGACGCCGCCGGCTGTCGCGGGGAAGGTGCGGGTGAACAGGGTCTGCAGGGTGCGGCGGTACAAGCTCCTCGCTGAAGTCATCAGCTGCTGA